In Sphingomonas crocodyli, a genomic segment contains:
- a CDS encoding transglutaminase-like cysteine peptidase, with the protein MRRSILAVGAMAAATLFASGSGTAQRPTLKSDQALRDGGVSMPPGGWIDYCARTASDPACRPMRKPDPRPGDVVPLDDARWAEVKRIHAELAKIEQTDETRMDDRWTVARTSGDCEDIALAGREKLLAAGFPRRAVRLATALTEDGDRHVVVTLDGIRAEKLDTFVLDNRSARVTSWRTLENGGYRFLTRQAPSGPYWVSLKGPDGKRLS; encoded by the coding sequence ATGCGTCGCTCGATCTTGGCAGTGGGGGCGATGGCCGCCGCGACCCTGTTCGCGAGCGGTTCGGGGACCGCGCAGCGGCCCACACTCAAAAGCGATCAGGCGCTGCGCGACGGCGGCGTCAGCATGCCGCCGGGCGGCTGGATCGACTATTGCGCGCGCACCGCATCCGATCCGGCCTGTCGCCCGATGCGCAAGCCCGATCCGCGTCCGGGCGATGTCGTTCCGCTCGACGATGCACGCTGGGCGGAGGTGAAGCGTATCCACGCCGAACTGGCGAAGATCGAGCAGACCGACGAGACGCGGATGGACGACCGCTGGACCGTCGCGCGGACGAGCGGCGATTGCGAGGATATCGCGCTGGCGGGCCGCGAAAAGCTGCTCGCTGCCGGCTTCCCGCGCCGCGCCGTCCGCCTCGCCACCGCGCTGACCGAGGATGGCGACCGGCATGTCGTCGTGACGCTCGACGGCATTCGTGCCGAAAAGCTCGACACCTTCGTGCTCGACAACCGATCCGCGCGAGTCACGTCATGGCGCACGCTGGAGAATGGCGGCTATCGCTTCCTCACGCGGCAGGCGCCGTCCGGCCCCTATTGGGTGTCGTTGAAAGGCCCCGACGGCAAACGGCTTTCGTGA
- a CDS encoding transglycosylase SLT domain-containing protein, giving the protein MRSVGLQRLIFGGSRSGVDDVRNAIGRAAQKTGVDFSYLYNQAKSESGLNPNAQASTSSAGGLFQFIDQSWLGAVKMYGAKHGLGWAADAISRRSDGSWKVDGDAKQAVMGLRNDPEASALMAGEWASDNADGLKSALGRQPRAADLYFAHFLGLQGATKFLKSADANPDAIAANQFPREAQSNRGIFYDGAGNARTMGQVYQLMARKISDDGSSIGTGAPSNGGGMSADRLRLAYASEVFEGDGKSASTTDMLAMISGRGMNLLRPSPQNAQLAYMMLASGGDGSISDLDSSKGSGSL; this is encoded by the coding sequence ATGCGTTCGGTGGGCCTGCAGCGGCTGATATTCGGAGGATCGCGAAGCGGCGTCGATGACGTCCGCAACGCCATCGGCCGTGCCGCGCAGAAGACCGGCGTCGATTTCAGCTATCTCTACAATCAGGCCAAGAGCGAAAGCGGCCTGAATCCCAATGCCCAGGCGTCGACCAGTTCGGCGGGCGGGCTTTTCCAGTTCATCGACCAGAGCTGGCTGGGTGCCGTGAAGATGTACGGCGCCAAGCACGGCCTCGGTTGGGCCGCCGACGCGATCAGCCGCCGTTCGGACGGCAGCTGGAAGGTCGACGGCGACGCCAAGCAGGCCGTGATGGGCCTGCGCAACGATCCCGAAGCGTCAGCGCTGATGGCGGGCGAATGGGCCAGCGACAATGCCGACGGCCTCAAGTCCGCCCTCGGCCGCCAGCCGCGCGCCGCCGATCTCTATTTCGCGCACTTCCTGGGCCTTCAGGGTGCAACCAAGTTCCTGAAGTCGGCCGATGCCAATCCTGATGCGATCGCCGCGAACCAGTTTCCGCGCGAAGCCCAGTCGAACCGCGGCATCTTCTACGATGGCGCCGGCAATGCCCGCACGATGGGCCAGGTCTATCAATTGATGGCCAGGAAGATTTCGGACGACGGGTCGTCGATCGGAACCGGCGCGCCTTCGAACGGCGGCGGCATGTCCGCCGATCGCCTGCGCCTGGCCTATGCCAGCGAAGTCTTCGAAGGCGACGGCAAGAGCGCGTCGACCACTGACATGCTCGCGATGATCAGCGGCCGGGGCATGAACCTGCTGCGTCCCAGCCCCCAGAATGCCCAACTCGCTTATATGATGCTGGCGAGCGGCGGCGACGGTTCGATCAGCGACCTCGACAGCAGCAAGGGCTCGGGGAGCCTTTAA